The Radiobacillus deserti genomic interval GGAGGGAATAGAAATGGAGCACTTAGATGCACAAGAGCGTGAACAGCAATGGAAAAAGATTCAAGAAGCGTTATTTAATAAACAAATCGGGGAGTTTCGTGCCGAGTTTCTAGAGCTACATCCTTATGATCAAGCGAAAATCTTTGAAGAGCAATCAGAAGATGTTCGAATGCTTATATATAGCTATTTGTCACCAGAAGAAATGGCAGATGTCATGGAGAATATTGATTATGAGGATGTAGAAGAATTTTTTACAGAAATGGATCCTCGCTATGCTTCTAATGTGTTAGCTGAAATGTCCACGGATGACTCTGTAGATATTTTAAACGAGCTAGATAAAGATAAAGTGGCTAGCTTTTTAACGATCATGGATAAGGAAGCGGCACAAGAAATAAAAGAGCTACTTCATTATGAAGAAAAAACAGCGGGAAGTCTCATGACGAATGAATATGTCGTGATTCACGCTGGACAAACGGTAAAAGAAGCGATGCGTCATCTTCGTCAAGAAGCACCAGAAGCAGAGACGATTTACTATACGTACGTTGTAGACGATCAAAAGCGATTGGTTGGGGTAATTTCATTAAGAGATTTGATTATTGCTGAAGGGGATTGGCTCGTATCGGATGTCATGAGTGACCGTGTTGTTTCTGTATCGGTTGGACAGGACCAAGAAGAAGTGGCACACATGATGAGAGACTATGACTTCCTAGCATTACCAGTTGTTGATTTTCAAAATCACTTATTAGGGATTATTACCGTCGATGACGTCATGGATGTAATGGAGGAAGAGGCAAATGATGATTACTCCAAGCTCGCCGGGGTATCGGAAACGGAGCGTTCGGATCAGAGTGCACTTGCTGCGGCAAGTAAGCGGCTTCCTTGGCTTATTATTTTATTATTTTTAGGGATGTTCACTGCAAGTTTAATCGGTCGCTTTGAAAAAGCACTGGATGTTGTCCCTATCTTAGCTATTTTCATTCCTTTGATTGCAGGGATGGCTGGAAATACAGGTACTCAATCTCTAGCGGTTGCTGTACGAGGTATTGCAACTGGAGAGATTGAAAAGCTAGGAAAAACAAAAATAATTATTCGAGAAGGACTAACTGGCTTAATTACAGGATTAAGCTGTGGAATCGTTGTGACTGGTGTCGTTTACGTGTGGCAAGGGAATTTATTTCTCGGCATGCTCGTTGGACTGTCCATCATGATGACCTTAATAATTGCGACCATTGCTGGTTCGATGATTCCATTAGTAATGCATCGATTTAAAATTGATCCAGCGGTAGCGTCAGGACCATTTATTACAACGATTAACGATATTATTTCCATTCTCGTTTATTTTGGTTTAGCGACTATGTTTATGGACTTATTATTAAAACAGTGAGAATTGAGAAGGTTCCTTTTGAGAGGGCCTTTTTATTTTGGGAATACTAGGTCAAAAGGCTCGGAATTTCCTGATTCATTGAGTTTTTGGATAGAATCAGATAAAATAGTAGTAGGTACTAATAACAAGGTATAAAATCACGTTATTTATAATCATACCCCTCAAGGAGGCAGTAAGATGAATTTTTCATTAGAAGGTCGTACATACGTCGTAATGGGTGTTGCGAACAAACGGAGTATTGCTTGGGGAATTGCACGTTCTCTTCATGAAGCTGGTGCACGATTAATCTTTACCTATGCATCGGAACGGTTTGAAAAGCCAGTAAAAGATTTAGTCGCTACGTTAGAAGGACAGGATGCATTGTTTTATGAATGCGACGTTACTAACGATGAGGCAATTCAGAAGACATTTGGTGACATTCAAAATGATGTTGGTGTCATTCATGGCTTAGCGCACTGTATTGCATTTGCAGATAAAGAAGACTTAAAAGGAGAATTTGTTGATACGAGTAGAGATGGATTCTTGCTTTCTCAAAACATCAGTGCGTATTCATTAATCGCCGTTTCAAGGGCGGCGCAACCACTTATGACGGAAGGGGGAGGAATTGTAACCCTTACTTACCTTGGTGGTGAAAGAGTCGTTCAAAATTACAATGTAATGGGTGTTGCAAAAGCAAGTCTAGATGCAAGTGTAAGATATTTAGCGAACGATCTTGGGAAACATAACATTCGGGTTAACGCTATTTCTGCAGGTCCGATTCGTACACTTGCTGCGAAAGGGGTTGGGGACTTTAACTCTGTATTAAAACAGATTGAAGAAAAGGCACCACTTCGTCGTACCGTGTCCCAAGAAGAAGTGGGAGATACAGCATATTACTTATTAAGTGACTTATCCCGTGGGGTAACAGGAGAAATCCTTCACGTGGATTCTGGCTTTAATATTTTGGGTCTATAAGAAGATGAGAGAACGAGCTTGGTTACGTCCAAGCCCGTTTTTTATTATTCGACAAAAACCGGGTGGTGCCTGTCACCTCCCGATTTTTCTTTTTGCTGTAGGCACATCTCCTAACGTGTTACATATACTGAGGTGAAGAGTAAGAGTAAAGGGGAGATGACCAGTCCATGAATAAAAGATTCTCGCGCAAGCCTATGCTCTATATCCAGCAGCCGGAATTAGGCAAGCCTTCTGCTAAGATGCAGGTGAACTATCGCACAACAAAGAAGAGAAAAGCTTCCGCCGAAAAGTCAGTGCCTGAGAAGCCAGTAAAAGATGAAAAGGCGAAAACGAAGAAGCGTATCAAGCAACTAACAGATATTCCAGTAGAAGAAGACACTTCTGTAGACGAAATAGCAGATTCGTCTTCTTCATCCTCTGATGAGGCAGATGAGAATACAAACAGCTCTCGACGTAGACGCTTCAAAGAGTTATCCATGGAGGAAAGAATTGAATACTTTATGAACGTACCCTCCAATGTCCCGCGAATGAAATGCCAAGTAATCACTGAGGAAACTAAATATAGAGGGATCATTACAGATTACAAGGATAACATCGTGTATATGAGAGTTACGAAGAGACCATTTCGGGTTCAATTAAATTTAGACGAGATATTAGACGTACAATTGATCGGATTTTAAGCATGAGAAAAAGGTCTGAACATTTGTTCAGACCTTTTTAAATGATAACTATTAAAGTGCGTCGATTGCTGGTAGGCAAGTGATGTGGCAGAAGCAGTGTGCATCAACAGTGATACAGATTCCAGTTGTTTCTAAGTTACCAGTAAATTGACTAACTGGAGTTTCTGGATTGTCATCTGGATCGTTAGGGTCGCGTAACAACTCTAAAGTTGCACAGCAATCATCGTCTACATCTTTAACACGGAAGTAGAAGCTACCTTCGATGTCGCTAATTGCATCGTAACAAGCTCCGAAACCTTTAAATGGTTTACCTTCTTTTGTATAAAGAAGAACAGGAACAGTATCTAATTCGTTTGCAGCTGGTAGTGTGTTGTCACCAAGTAGATCAGCGATGGATTGTTCACAGTTTACGCAACCATTTTCGATAATATCGGATTGTGCATCTGCAATTTCTTTTAGAATGTCGCACACACAGTTCCCTGTGTTGAATTCTTTTCCGCAAGACATAATGAACATTTCCCCTTTCAAATGTTTTTGACTTCTTAGTCTTTAATAGAGTATGTAGATATGGCTTTGGTGTGTGGGCAAACATCTAAATCAGAAAGAAAGATTCGTTCGTCTAGAAAAAGAAGAGAAAACAGGCGAATGTCCCTTACTTTTATAGGGCAACTACATAGAATAATAGCGATTAAGCAATAGGAAAAGGAGTGAACCAATTCATGTCTGAACGTAAAAAGGTTATACATGTGAAAGATCTTGTCATCCAAGCAGAAAATGTTCGTATCGAACCACCACGTCCTCGTCCACGTCCAGTACGTCCATTCCCACCCCAACATCCACGTTTTAGAAGAGACGAAGAAGTTGAGGGAATCGAGGATGAATCCGAAATCGAAAGCAGCAGCAAAGACGAATGATATACAAAAAGGGGGTAGCTAGAAGCTACCCCCTTCCTTATTCGACATAACCTAACAAAAACCGGGTCGTGCCTGTCACCACCCGAAAATGTCACCACCCGAAAAGAGCTTTTTTGTTTGACGGTCATATGCGGTTTCTTTTTTCCGAATCATATTTCATAACAGGCATACTTTTTGACTAAAACGGGTATATATAAATAAATCATTAGTAGGGAGGTTTCCATCATGGGTTATATTCTTCCGATTCCAAACTATCAATATAGTGATTATCATACGAGAACAACCACGAAAGGTACCGATCCTTTTCATATTGGGAAAGTATATAAATCAAAACTTGATCGAAATCGTCCCTTTGAAGAGCAATTAGATGAGCTTCGAGAAGAGCCGGAAGAGATGGCTGCATATCGAGAAGGTAGAAGACGAATATATTACCATGTACCTATGGAGCAATTATATGCAGAGCTTACCGGTGTGGGACAACATATAAACGAAAAGATATAAGAGAACGGTTTAAAAAGGCTGGGGTGAATACCTTGGCCTTTTTATTATGCTATAATAGTCCAAAATCAATCGAGAGGTGAGCATATGGACTTTCAGCAACTGCACAATACCTGTTATTGTTTCCATGGTCCAGTTAACATTGGATACGTACAACAAGGTTCTGAGGGACTCTTAATCGATGCAGGAATTGATAAGTCAACAATGAAAAAGGTAATTCGTCAGTTAGAAGAAAAGCAGCTCCCTATCACTCATCTATTCCTTACACACGCACATACGGATCACTTCGGTGGTGCTGCTTATCTTCAACAACATTATGAGGTTTACACTATTGCTCCTGAATTGGAAGAAGCCATCATACGTAATCCAGTTCTAGAACCGATTTATTTGTTCTCAGGTAATGATCCCTTACCAGAATTACGCAATAAGTTTTTAGAAGGAACATCAGCTAGAATAAATCAAATCGTAACAGAAGGTAAGTATTCGATTGGGAATTTCTATGTTGAAACGTACTTCCTTCCAGGCCATAGCTATGGACAATTAGGAATCAAAGTAGATGAAGTGCTATATGCAGGAGATAGCTACTTCAGTGAAGAGCAACTACATAAGCACAAAATTCCGTTTCTAACAGATGCCTATCAATTGCTAGAAAGCCTTCAAAAACTGAAGGAATTAGACTGCATAGGTGGAATTCCTGGCCATGGTGATTTCGAAAAAGAATTTCACCGAACCGTGCAAGCTAACATCCAATACCACGAAAAGCTCCTAAGATGGTTAGAAGACGAAATAATAAACGAAGAGACTGGCATTTCGCATGAACAAATCGTAAGTAGAATGTGTAATCAGTTTGGAGTCCAGCCTAAGCATTTGTCTCAATGGTTACTTTTCCGTACTGCAGTAACAGGCTATATAACAGCACTTATAAAACAAGAAAAAATTAGCCATCGAATCGAAAACAATATGTGGGTGTTTCAAACAAAAGAGAAGGCTTAGTATGGTTGCACATACAGGCCTTCTCCTGTTTTAAATTCTGCAATAAATACCTCTTTTACGGAGTTGAATTTTTTTTCTTTTAATTGTTTATCTAACCAATTTTGGTCAAATCCAGACTCCCTCACATTATCCCAGAGGACTTCCCCGTCTACAATCATTAATATAGGAATATGAACATCTTGCTCAGGAAGCTTCAAATCTTTTCGTGTTGGGGATTGGTCATTGGATGATTTTAATATCGAAATAGATCCATCCGTTTCTAAGACGGCATATTCCACTTCTTGAATGGAGAAAGCCCCCTTAGAACGTAACAAGTGCATCAGTTGATTTATATCTAACTTACTCTTTTTCATGGATTTTCTACTTACTTTACCTTGATGGATAATTAGAGTTGGTTTCCCTTCAAACAGTTCTCTTGTCCGCTTAAACCTTTGAGTAGACCATTCAATCACATATAAAAGGCCGCCCCATAAAAAAATAGCAAGAGCCATTTCTTTTAACCCTGCTTTATCATCAAACAGAACATTCCCAACCAATTCTCCGAATATCATTGCAGAAATAAAATCAAAAGCTGTTAGCTGAGTAATCTGTGTCTTTCCAAGTAGTTTTGTGATAAATAGTAGCGATACAAAACCGAACAATGTCTCGATCATGATGGAACCTGGAGTAATAGGAATGCACCCCTTTTTATGAGAGTTTGTTCTACCTTTTGGTAGTTTGTCCGGTTTTCAGCAAAAAATGCAAGAGATAGCAAAGAAAAAGCCTTTCAAAAAGAAAGGCTTTATAACGACTTAATCATCGTCACATGCGGAATTCCTGCATCCATAAACGTATCGGAGATCGTTTTATAGCCTAGTGATTTGTAAAAACCTTCGGCATGGGTTTGAGCATTCAGTTTTGATTTTTGTAAACCTTTATCCTGAATGTAAGCTTCCATCCTTGAGATGATGTCTTTTCCATACGATTTTCCACGGTGCTCCTTCAAGACACAAATACGTTCCAATTTCCCGTAATCCTCCACTAAACGCAGACGACTAGCTGCGACCGGAATATGATTTTCATAGCCAACAAAGTGAATAGCTATGTCTTCTAAATCATCGATTTCTAATTCTGGCGGGACGTTTTGTTCTTCCACGAAGACTTGTCTACGAACGGAATAAGCATCCGCTTTTTCTTGTTCTGTTGCTGCAATACGAACGTCCATCCTGATTACTCCTGTCCAAATGTAAATGTTTCGTGAACCGTCCATGCACCATTTTCTAATTGGTACATGAGCTGAAAACGATCGACTGTTTGTTCAAAATTAAACTCTTGCATTTTTAAGCTTCCGAACACATCTGAATATTCATCGTGAGAAAGCTTTTGAGCAATTGTAATATGTGGAACGAAGGAATAGGTCTGTTCCTGTGGCAGCACATTTCCACTGTGAAGACGTTCATTTAATTTCATCAGCTCAGGTACGGGTTCCACTTTTAAGTAAATCGTATTTGTTACCGGTGAAAAAGAGCTTACTTTCTTAATTTCTAGCTTAAAAGGGGACGTATGTTTAGCAATCTCCTTAAGCTCCTGAATCAAGTCATTGATTTGATCCTCTTCCAATTCAAATGGTTCTTTCAATGTCACATGTGGTGGAATTAACGCATAATGCGGATCATATCTTTTACGGAATGAATTAGCTTCATCTTGTATTTTTTTTGAAGGAAATATAGCGATTCCATATTTCATCATTTTTGTCCTCCATTCTCTCATTTATTGCGATAGTTATGACTGCTAATATTATACCAAAAAATTGAACGAAAGATGACGGTTACAGTTCAAGAAATTTCCAACTAATATCCAAACATCGTCTTTAAGGCTTGTTTGATATCTTGTTGCCAATATTTCCAAGTATGATTACCATCAAATTCAACGTATTCATAACTCGTTCCTTTAGATGCTAGCAGTTCCTGTAGCTCCCGATTCGGTGTAATAAAATCTAGAACTCCATCCCTGGTGGTTTGGACCTCTGTTTCCTTATTTCCAACTGTATGATAGATGGAAAGCTGGTCAAGGTTTTTGGAATTTGCAACAGCATCCATTACGGTTTTGTTCACAAAGGGGGATTGCATGATGACTTTTCCAAAGGTATTCGGATAACGAAGGGCCGTCATTAATGCAAAGGTACCGGCCATCGAATCTCCCATCAACGTTCGGCTACCACCAATTTGAAAGGTCGATATTTCTTCATCTAACAATGGAACGACTTCCTTTACAAGAAAGTTCATGTATGCTTCCAGCTTAGCGCCATCTGGATGATATTTGTCTAACCGATCGAATTTATCCTTGTAATGGATACCAACAAATACGGTATCTTCAATGTCTCCTTCTTCGTGAAGCTGATCACTCCATGTAGCAATTTTCCCGATGCGAAAGTAATCCTCTCCGTCTTGCATAATGCAGAGCTGATAAGATTTTAAAGGAGAAAACATCTCTGGAACATACCATTTCACAGTCATTGTTTCTTCTAAAAATTTACTTTCCATTTGACGTTCCATCATCTTTCCTTTTCTTTGCATGTTTACACCCCTTAGGACAGGTTATCGACTTTATTCCCTATCTTTCTCTATAAAAAACGTATATCTCATTTTATCATAAAATGTGTATTCTCTATACAAATCTGAGCAGAAATGACGATATAAAAAGAAAAAGCTTTAAGGGGAACAAGCAGATGAAAAAATGGAAATGGAACAGAAAAAGTATATTTGTACAACTTATGGCATTAGCATTTTTGATTACGGTGATTACTGGAGGGGCTGTTGGAACAACTAGTTATTTTATTTCGAAACAAGCCTTAATGGATGCTGGAAAAGAAGACCTTCGCCATTTAGTAAGTGGTTCACTCGCAACTTTACACTCTTTAAACGATCAGGTTGAAAGTGGTGATTTATCGTTAGACGAAGCCCAAGAAAAAGCAAGAGAGTTACTAAGTGGGCCAAAGAATTCTGAAGGATATGACTTTAAAAAATCCTCTTTCCTTTATAAGGAAGATGGATATATTATTGCGTATGGAACGGATTATTCTACACAAGTTCACCCTTCTAATCCAATCGGAGAGGTACCGGAAGACACAACAAATAGAGAAAACATGACCAAAGGTGCTCAAAGCAATAATTTGGAGGACCATTATACAACGTATAAAGATGAAAGAGAAGAAACAGGGAAAATAGAAGATAAAATGTCTTATATGACGTACTTTGAACCGTGGGATTGGAATGTCGGAATTGCAGTGTACCAATCTGAATTTTTTAAATCCTTACATTCGGTAAAATGGTACATTATTGGGATAACTATTGGAATTACCATCCTAAGTCTTGTTATTTTTTACTTCGTTATCAGAAGAAAGCTTAAAATGCTTAATCAAGTAACAGAAGCTGCGAATAAAATCGCAGATGGGGAAATTAGCTCTACACAACTTCCAGAATCCAAAGACGAAATTGGCCAGCTAGCGCATTCCTTTAACTTGATGTCTCATCAATTAAAAGAAGTTATCGTAAAACTTCAAGGGACTGGAAAGCAACTCTTGGATTCTGCGAATGATCTTTCTGCAGTATCCGAGGAAACATCTGCAACAAGTGAAGAAGTAGGAAGAGCGATTTCCGAGATTGCTTCAGGAACACAAGCACAAGCATCTGATTTAGAAGATATTAATCAAAGCGTTGAAACGCTAAACAATTCTATCGATACGATGAACGAACAAACGAACAGAATTAAAGAAATTACGAATGTATCAGAAAAAGCATCTTCCGAGGGTAAAGAGATTGTGAGTAAGCTTCGTGAGTCGAATGACCAATCTCAACAGGCATCTGATAAAATCAGTGTTGGAATCACGAACCTTTACAATAAGTCTAGCGAAATTGCAGGCATTACATCGACTATAGAAAGCATTGCAAATGAAACAAACCTACTAGCTTTAAATGCAAGTATTGAAGCAGCTAGAGCTGGGGAGCACGGCAAAGGGTTCTCAGTAGTTGCGGATGAAATTCGTAAGCTAGCAGAGCAATCTACAAAGGCTACACACCAGGTTCAAGAAGTTATTACTAGCATTTCCGAAGAAACGGAAAAGACAGTTATGGTTATGGCTGAATCTATGAACTTTTCCGTTGAATTAAATACAAATGTTCAACAAACAGAAAAACAGTTCAGTTCGATTTCAGATTCCATCGCAGCAACTACGGAAGCTTTAACAGTATTAACAGCAGAGATTGCAGAAATCGTTCGTCATAATACAAAGATTACAGCGGGCATACAAAACACTTCAGCTGTGTCTGAAGAAACAGCTGCTTCTGTCGAAGAAATTACATCTTCTGTGGAAGAGCAAATTCGAGCGATTTCAAACGTTGCAGAATCTGCAGAGCAACTGACAGAATTGAATCAAGAATTAAATGAAGTCTTGAAGGCGTATCGTCTTTCATAAAACATGAAAAATACTATCCCGGTTAGGGGTAGTATTTTTTTGCCTAAATATAGAACGTACAGGCACACTCCCAATCGGAATCTCTCACGTATTCATAAATTGTAATAAGAGCGAACGAAGGAGGGAAATAAGTGGCTTGTTACGGTAGATATCGTTATTGTGGACCAAACTGCTCAGGACCAGGAGCTCCTATCAATCAGCTAGATTCTATTTGTAGACAACACGATTTATGTTATCGAAGATACGGACAAAAACATTGTGATCGGATCTTTTTAAGTAGAGTCCGGCCGCTTGCAAATCGAAGAACCAAAATGGGAAGAGATGCCCGTTTTATGTATAAAGTCATGCGATTAAAGTCTACATTATTCTAACGAAAATAAACCTAAGTTTACGAGTAACTTAGGTTTATTTTTTGCACCAATATTTTTTAGTTGTGTTGATTAGTACTATTGATGTATATGAATGTGAAGCTACATTCGACTACCAATCTTCTAAGATCCCCTTCTTATTAGCATTGACAAGATGCTAGAAAAAGGATTATATTATTATTTGTCGATACTTGATTCCGTAGCTCAGCTGGGAGAGCGCCACCTTGACAGGGTGGAGGTCGTTGGTTCGAGCCCAATCGGAATCATCAACTGCATGGTTACAGCATTTTAGGATAGTGATACATGCCTTTGTTTAAAGGTGTGTGGCGCTACCTTTACTGTATGTTCGGCCTTCTAGCGTTGTATTCATTATACTCGCATAGGGGGCTATTTTAATGGCTTTAATCGAACATAAAATAAAAACTAAATCGAAGTTGTATCTTACGTGGCAATATAAAACATTACTTTTCCATCTAAATACGAATGTCTATTCCAATAGAGTTAGTACACTCAAAACGTGCATAAAACTTCCCGCCACGACAAAAAGATGCCATACTGCATGATGAAATTTGAATGCTCTCCATATGTAGAAAATAGCCCCTAACGTATAAAACAGACCACCAACGACGAGATACGTTAATCCTTTAGGTGTAAGGTATTCTGTTAAAGGACCCCAAGCTAAAACAATGAACCAACCCATCACAACATATAGCACCGTTGATGTGAATAAGAACTTTTTAACGAAAAATGACTTAAAGACCGTTCCTCCAATAGCAAATCCCCATACGATACCGAAAATAGTCCATCCTAACCAACCTTGAACCGCTATTAGCATGTAGGGGGTGTAGGTTCCAGCGATTAAAAAGTAGATAGAAGAATGATCAAATATTTCAAATAAATCTTTCACTCTGCTACCTTCTGGGAACGCATGTAATAACGTAGACGATACATACATGAGAAGCATGGTAAAACCGAATATGATGAAACTTACAATATGCCATGCGGTTCCGTACAAGGACGAATATACAATCAATACAACTAATGATACGATACTAAAAA includes:
- the mgtE gene encoding magnesium transporter — its product is MEHLDAQEREQQWKKIQEALFNKQIGEFRAEFLELHPYDQAKIFEEQSEDVRMLIYSYLSPEEMADVMENIDYEDVEEFFTEMDPRYASNVLAEMSTDDSVDILNELDKDKVASFLTIMDKEAAQEIKELLHYEEKTAGSLMTNEYVVIHAGQTVKEAMRHLRQEAPEAETIYYTYVVDDQKRLVGVISLRDLIIAEGDWLVSDVMSDRVVSVSVGQDQEEVAHMMRDYDFLALPVVDFQNHLLGIITVDDVMDVMEEEANDDYSKLAGVSETERSDQSALAAASKRLPWLIILLFLGMFTASLIGRFEKALDVVPILAIFIPLIAGMAGNTGTQSLAVAVRGIATGEIEKLGKTKIIIREGLTGLITGLSCGIVVTGVVYVWQGNLFLGMLVGLSIMMTLIIATIAGSMIPLVMHRFKIDPAVASGPFITTINDIISILVYFGLATMFMDLLLKQ
- the fabI gene encoding enoyl-ACP reductase FabI produces the protein MNFSLEGRTYVVMGVANKRSIAWGIARSLHEAGARLIFTYASERFEKPVKDLVATLEGQDALFYECDVTNDEAIQKTFGDIQNDVGVIHGLAHCIAFADKEDLKGEFVDTSRDGFLLSQNISAYSLIAVSRAAQPLMTEGGGIVTLTYLGGERVVQNYNVMGVAKASLDASVRYLANDLGKHNIRVNAISAGPIRTLAAKGVGDFNSVLKQIEEKAPLRRTVSQEEVGDTAYYLLSDLSRGVTGEILHVDSGFNILGL
- a CDS encoding CotO family spore coat protein: MNKRFSRKPMLYIQQPELGKPSAKMQVNYRTTKKRKASAEKSVPEKPVKDEKAKTKKRIKQLTDIPVEEDTSVDEIADSSSSSSDEADENTNSSRRRRFKELSMEERIEYFMNVPSNVPRMKCQVITEETKYRGIITDYKDNIVYMRVTKRPFRVQLNLDEILDVQLIGF
- a CDS encoding CotY/CotZ family spore coat protein codes for the protein MSCGKEFNTGNCVCDILKEIADAQSDIIENGCVNCEQSIADLLGDNTLPAANELDTVPVLLYTKEGKPFKGFGACYDAISDIEGSFYFRVKDVDDDCCATLELLRDPNDPDDNPETPVSQFTGNLETTGICITVDAHCFCHITCLPAIDAL
- a CDS encoding MBL fold metallo-hydrolase, yielding MDFQQLHNTCYCFHGPVNIGYVQQGSEGLLIDAGIDKSTMKKVIRQLEEKQLPITHLFLTHAHTDHFGGAAYLQQHYEVYTIAPELEEAIIRNPVLEPIYLFSGNDPLPELRNKFLEGTSARINQIVTEGKYSIGNFYVETYFLPGHSYGQLGIKVDEVLYAGDSYFSEEQLHKHKIPFLTDAYQLLESLQKLKELDCIGGIPGHGDFEKEFHRTVQANIQYHEKLLRWLEDEIINEETGISHEQIVSRMCNQFGVQPKHLSQWLLFRTAVTGYITALIKQEKISHRIENNMWVFQTKEKA
- a CDS encoding DUF421 domain-containing protein encodes the protein MIETLFGFVSLLFITKLLGKTQITQLTAFDFISAMIFGELVGNVLFDDKAGLKEMALAIFLWGGLLYVIEWSTQRFKRTRELFEGKPTLIIHQGKVSRKSMKKSKLDINQLMHLLRSKGAFSIQEVEYAVLETDGSISILKSSNDQSPTRKDLKLPEQDVHIPILMIVDGEVLWDNVRESGFDQNWLDKQLKEKKFNSVKEVFIAEFKTGEGLYVQPY
- a CDS encoding GNAT family N-acetyltransferase, which translates into the protein MDVRIAATEQEKADAYSVRRQVFVEEQNVPPELEIDDLEDIAIHFVGYENHIPVAASRLRLVEDYGKLERICVLKEHRGKSYGKDIISRMEAYIQDKGLQKSKLNAQTHAEGFYKSLGYKTISDTFMDAGIPHVTMIKSL
- a CDS encoding YjcG family protein, whose product is MKYGIAIFPSKKIQDEANSFRKRYDPHYALIPPHVTLKEPFELEEDQINDLIQELKEIAKHTSPFKLEIKKVSSFSPVTNTIYLKVEPVPELMKLNERLHSGNVLPQEQTYSFVPHITIAQKLSHDEYSDVFGSLKMQEFNFEQTVDRFQLMYQLENGAWTVHETFTFGQE
- a CDS encoding alpha/beta hydrolase codes for the protein MQRKGKMMERQMESKFLEETMTVKWYVPEMFSPLKSYQLCIMQDGEDYFRIGKIATWSDQLHEEGDIEDTVFVGIHYKDKFDRLDKYHPDGAKLEAYMNFLVKEVVPLLDEEISTFQIGGSRTLMGDSMAGTFALMTALRYPNTFGKVIMQSPFVNKTVMDAVANSKNLDQLSIYHTVGNKETEVQTTRDGVLDFITPNRELQELLASKGTSYEYVEFDGNHTWKYWQQDIKQALKTMFGY
- a CDS encoding methyl-accepting chemotaxis protein, encoding MKKWKWNRKSIFVQLMALAFLITVITGGAVGTTSYFISKQALMDAGKEDLRHLVSGSLATLHSLNDQVESGDLSLDEAQEKARELLSGPKNSEGYDFKKSSFLYKEDGYIIAYGTDYSTQVHPSNPIGEVPEDTTNRENMTKGAQSNNLEDHYTTYKDEREETGKIEDKMSYMTYFEPWDWNVGIAVYQSEFFKSLHSVKWYIIGITIGITILSLVIFYFVIRRKLKMLNQVTEAANKIADGEISSTQLPESKDEIGQLAHSFNLMSHQLKEVIVKLQGTGKQLLDSANDLSAVSEETSATSEEVGRAISEIASGTQAQASDLEDINQSVETLNNSIDTMNEQTNRIKEITNVSEKASSEGKEIVSKLRESNDQSQQASDKISVGITNLYNKSSEIAGITSTIESIANETNLLALNASIEAARAGEHGKGFSVVADEIRKLAEQSTKATHQVQEVITSISEETEKTVMVMAESMNFSVELNTNVQQTEKQFSSISDSIAATTEALTVLTAEIAEIVRHNTKITAGIQNTSAVSEETAASVEEITSSVEEQIRAISNVAESAEQLTELNQELNEVLKAYRLS
- a CDS encoding Parvovirus coat protein VP1-like protein — translated: MACYGRYRYCGPNCSGPGAPINQLDSICRQHDLCYRRYGQKHCDRIFLSRVRPLANRRTKMGRDARFMYKVMRLKSTLF
- the trhA gene encoding PAQR family membrane homeostasis protein TrhA, yielding MANTHTFSKGEELANAITHGIGVLFSIVSLVVLIVYSSLYGTAWHIVSFIIFGFTMLLMYVSSTLLHAFPEGSRVKDLFEIFDHSSIYFLIAGTYTPYMLIAVQGWLGWTIFGIVWGFAIGGTVFKSFFVKKFLFTSTVLYVVMGWFIVLAWGPLTEYLTPKGLTYLVVGGLFYTLGAIFYIWRAFKFHHAVWHLFVVAGSFMHVLSVLTLLE